The following proteins are encoded in a genomic region of Neomicrococcus aestuarii:
- a CDS encoding TetR/AcrR family transcriptional regulator — MSITEESKSRMNVLVLVRWGMPKVTEEHKAAMRLRIQQAAFACVARKGFSSVSMADIIAEAGLSAGAVYLYYKNKEALVVDVGRAVLDIKLAVIGSSSQQTPVPPPSQLIPALFRELLSSGSYPNMAVQVWGEAIHNETLKSLASSIFTELGDYLVNYYRHYLSSERGLDSDTADARARSIVPATIGMIQGMPLSVALQVRESVDHYISSVQDVLKLMEAR; from the coding sequence ATGAGCATCACAGAAGAATCCAAATCAAGAATGAATGTTCTGGTTCTTGTACGCTGGGGGATGCCTAAAGTTACCGAGGAACACAAAGCAGCCATGCGCTTGCGGATTCAACAAGCCGCTTTCGCCTGCGTGGCGCGAAAAGGTTTCTCATCCGTCTCCATGGCGGACATCATTGCCGAGGCAGGGCTTTCCGCCGGGGCCGTGTACCTCTACTACAAGAACAAAGAAGCTCTTGTAGTAGACGTGGGCCGTGCTGTTCTGGATATCAAGCTAGCCGTCATTGGAAGCTCATCACAGCAGACCCCTGTGCCGCCGCCGTCCCAACTGATCCCCGCGCTCTTCCGCGAACTCCTCAGCAGTGGCTCCTACCCAAACATGGCCGTCCAAGTGTGGGGTGAGGCGATCCATAACGAGACTCTGAAGTCACTTGCCAGCAGCATTTTCACGGAGCTCGGCGACTATCTGGTGAATTACTACCGCCACTATTTGTCATCCGAACGCGGCCTCGACAGTGACACCGCGGACGCTCGCGCACGTTCAATTGTTCCCGCGACCATCGGGATGATTCAGGGGATGCCATTGAGCGTTGCGCTCCAAGTCCGTGAATCCGTAGATCACTACATCAGTAGCGTTCAAGATGTACTGAAATTGATGGAAGCTCGGTAG
- a CDS encoding IS3 family transposase produces the protein MSKSPRSYPWTVKLEAVQLLGEGLRPEEIATRLSLTSRMLVYKWAQNFRENGGQWGLMTKSERRQAQGFPTRASLEASLPDDPAELRRLAADLLVDKALLAEELALVKKDESVLPGSLTNRQKTQVVDALSLEFPVFMLLEHLGLSSSSYYYQKSVLNGPQPYAELRLRLHDHARRGLYTYGYRRMWWALRHEGIRVSEKVIRRLMIEEAIEVRTSRRKRRYSSYEGEISPAPRNIVKRDFHADQPGELWLTDITEFSANNGKLYLSAIIDCYDGMVVGWRTGRHPHHRAC, from the coding sequence ATGTCGAAATCTCCGCGTTCGTATCCCTGGACGGTTAAGTTAGAGGCAGTCCAATTACTAGGCGAAGGTCTTCGTCCGGAAGAAATCGCAACTCGTTTGAGTCTGACGAGCCGCATGTTGGTTTACAAGTGGGCTCAGAATTTTCGTGAAAATGGCGGTCAGTGGGGATTGATGACAAAGAGCGAGCGAAGACAAGCTCAAGGGTTTCCGACGAGAGCTTCTCTGGAGGCATCACTGCCTGATGATCCGGCTGAATTACGCAGACTCGCAGCCGACCTATTAGTGGACAAGGCCTTGCTTGCTGAAGAGTTGGCCTTGGTAAAAAAAGACGAGAGCGTCCTGCCAGGAAGCCTGACAAATCGTCAGAAAACCCAGGTAGTTGACGCTCTGAGCCTCGAGTTTCCAGTCTTCATGCTGCTTGAACATCTTGGGTTGAGTAGCTCTAGCTATTACTACCAAAAGTCTGTCTTGAACGGGCCGCAGCCTTACGCTGAGCTGAGGTTACGCCTGCATGACCATGCCCGCCGCGGCCTGTATACCTACGGGTATCGCCGCATGTGGTGGGCCTTGCGCCACGAAGGGATCCGCGTCAGCGAAAAGGTCATAAGACGATTGATGATCGAGGAAGCGATAGAAGTTCGAACATCGCGGCGTAAACGACGCTATTCCAGTTACGAGGGTGAGATCAGTCCAGCCCCGCGCAACATTGTCAAACGCGATTTTCATGCAGATCAACCTGGCGAATTGTGGTTGACAGACATCACCGAATTCTCGGCTAACAACGGCAAGCTCTACTTGTCGGCGATCATCGATTGTTATGACGGGATGGTGGTGGGATGGCGTACCGGACGCCACCCCCACCACCGCGCTTGCTGA
- a CDS encoding IS3 family transposase — protein MSKKGCSPDNSACEGFFGRLKNEMFYHRPWENVAEIEKAVNDYIKFYNNDRIKTSLGGRSIATYRRLTEQKMKYS, from the coding sequence ATGTCGAAGAAGGGGTGCTCCCCGGATAACTCGGCCTGCGAGGGATTCTTCGGCAGACTCAAGAACGAGATGTTCTATCACCGGCCGTGGGAAAACGTGGCCGAAATCGAGAAAGCAGTCAATGACTACATCAAGTTCTACAACAATGACAGAATCAAAACGTCCCTCGGCGGCCGAAGCATAGCAACCTACCGCCGTTTGACCGAACAAAAGATGAAATACTCCTAA
- a CDS encoding IS3 family transposase (programmed frameshift) — MPKKIDAQVRERAVRLVLEHRAEYPSNAKAIAAVARQEGVGAESLRRWVIQAEIDVGAREGQTSEEHAEIKRLKAENRQLREDVAILRAATNFLRGGTRPPQPLMMGFIDQMRSEGFAVESIVRVLREQGVKIAARTYRAWKRPRISARTVTDAMVVDAVRDAAWKTVVDQTGTQRRRMTPEGLYGRKKMTALIRRTALPDVSRGAVDRAMRALGLSGVTRSKAIRTTIRAKDGIRAGDLLNRDFTAPRPDHTWVTDFTYVRTWTGWVYVAFILDVFSQRIVAWHVQTTKHVDLVMIPLRMALWERDRQGHRVGPGQLRHHSDAGSQYTSVMLTEHLALEGIAASIGSVGDAYDNALMETVNGLYKAECVRTTIFHDGPYKTIADVEFATAGWVDWYNNRRLHGSLGMVSPDEFEATYYAALTPEPLPA; from the exons ATGCCGAAGAAGATTGATGCCCAGGTCCGCGAACGAGCGGTCAGGCTGGTGCTTGAGCACCGAGCGGAATACCCATCGAACGCGAAGGCGATCGCAGCCGTTGCCCGTCAAGAAGGTGTAGGGGCTGAGTCGCTGCGCCGGTGGGTCATCCAAGCCGAGATCGATGTCGGTGCCCGGGAAGGTCAGACCAGCGAAGAGCACGCTGAGATCAAGCGGCTCAAAGCCGAGAACCGTCAGCTCCGTGAGGACGTAGCGATCCTGCGCGCGGCAACGA ACTTTCTTCGCGGGGGAACTCGACCCCCGCAACCGCTGATGATGGGCTTCATCGACCAAATGCGTTCGGAGGGCTTCGCCGTCGAGTCGATCGTACGCGTCCTGCGTGAGCAGGGCGTGAAGATCGCGGCACGCACCTACCGTGCGTGGAAACGCCCCCGGATCTCGGCTCGTACGGTGACCGACGCGATGGTCGTGGACGCGGTCCGTGACGCCGCCTGGAAGACCGTCGTCGACCAGACAGGCACGCAACGGCGTCGGATGACTCCGGAGGGGTTGTACGGGCGGAAGAAGATGACCGCGCTAATCCGCCGTACCGCCTTGCCAGACGTCTCCCGCGGTGCAGTCGACCGCGCCATGCGGGCGTTGGGACTCTCGGGCGTCACGAGATCGAAAGCGATCCGTACGACGATCCGTGCGAAGGACGGGATCCGTGCCGGGGACCTGTTGAACCGGGACTTCACTGCCCCGCGGCCTGATCACACGTGGGTCACTGATTTCACCTACGTCCGCACCTGGACGGGCTGGGTATATGTTGCGTTCATCCTCGATGTGTTTTCGCAACGCATCGTGGCCTGGCATGTCCAGACCACCAAGCATGTCGACCTGGTCATGATCCCGTTGCGCATGGCGTTGTGGGAACGTGACCGGCAAGGCCACCGAGTCGGCCCTGGGCAGCTGCGGCATCACTCAGATGCGGGATCTCAATATACGTCTGTGATGCTCACCGAGCATCTCGCGTTGGAGGGTATCGCCGCATCGATTGGGTCGGTGGGTGATGCGTATGACAATGCGCTGATGGAGACGGTTAACGGGCTCTACAAGGCCGAGTGTGTGCGCACGACGATCTTCCACGACGGCCCTTACAAGACGATCGCGGACGTCGAGTTCGCGACCGCTGGATGGGTCGACTGGTATAACAACCGAAGGCTTCACGGTAGCCTTGGAATGGTCAGCCCCGACGAGTTCGAGGCGACCTATTACGCGGCCCTCACCCCAGAGCCGCTCCCCGCATAA
- a CDS encoding transposase — MPSGVKYDTAFRERAVRLLQERRSEYQEESLTASIRQVAGVVGMPYDTLRTWNRQSTPGLAGAVSVDLASENRRLKRELAEAKRANEILRSAASFFAAELDRPRG, encoded by the coding sequence ATGCCCAGTGGAGTGAAGTACGACACAGCGTTTCGGGAGCGCGCGGTCCGATTGTTGCAGGAACGGCGCTCGGAGTATCAGGAAGAGTCTCTTACGGCGTCGATTCGTCAGGTTGCTGGCGTGGTGGGGATGCCGTATGACACGTTGCGGACATGGAATCGACAATCAACTCCTGGTTTGGCAGGGGCTGTGAGTGTGGATTTGGCGAGCGAGAATCGTAGGTTGAAGCGCGAGCTCGCGGAAGCGAAGCGGGCGAACGAGATCTTGCGTTCGGCCGCGTCTTTTTTCGCGGCGGAGCTCGACCGCCCACGAGGTTGA
- a CDS encoding IS3 family transposase codes for MKFIDQFRDRYGVKPICTVLTRHAGVKIAPSTYYAFKSRPISARTRRDSELVPVVRQLHERHYGVYGIVKMWHALKREGHVVGRDHVARLMRLAGVHGVVRGKKPVTTVSDRSAHRFPDLVKRGWDVTDLNTVWVADFTYVRVPSGFVYVAFITDVASRRILGWNVDTSRRTSLVTSALNHALMVRRLSGQRFSVKMLIHHSDAGTQYTSSELKDALSHAGVRGSIGTVGDALDNALMESAIGLYKTELIHAMKRKVWGSVQSVSVCLCKPLVMSVI; via the coding sequence GTGAAATTCATTGATCAGTTTCGGGACCGCTACGGGGTCAAGCCGATCTGCACGGTGCTCACGCGTCATGCGGGTGTGAAGATCGCCCCGAGCACGTATTACGCTTTCAAATCCCGACCAATAAGCGCCAGAACACGACGTGATAGTGAGCTTGTGCCGGTCGTGAGGCAGCTGCATGAGCGTCATTACGGGGTGTATGGGATTGTAAAAATGTGGCATGCACTCAAGCGTGAAGGCCATGTTGTGGGACGTGATCACGTGGCACGGTTGATGCGACTGGCCGGTGTTCACGGGGTCGTTCGGGGCAAGAAGCCGGTGACCACGGTTTCCGATCGGAGCGCGCACCGGTTCCCTGATCTGGTCAAACGCGGGTGGGACGTCACGGATTTGAACACGGTATGGGTGGCTGATTTCACTTATGTGCGTGTCCCGTCAGGGTTTGTGTATGTCGCGTTCATTACCGATGTGGCCTCCCGCAGGATTCTGGGATGGAACGTGGATACGTCTCGGCGTACCTCGTTGGTGACGAGTGCGTTGAATCATGCACTCATGGTTCGACGGCTTAGTGGGCAGCGTTTCAGCGTGAAAATGCTGATTCATCATTCAGACGCCGGCACTCAATACACGTCCTCGGAACTCAAAGATGCCTTGTCACATGCGGGTGTGCGGGGTTCTATCGGGACGGTGGGTGACGCGTTGGATAACGCGTTGATGGAATCGGCGATCGGTTTGTATAAGACTGAACTCATTCACGCGATGAAGCGGAAAGTGTGGGGCTCTGTGCAGAGCGTGTCAGTTTGTTTGTGTAAGCCCCTAGTCATGTCCGTTATTTAG
- a CDS encoding IS256 family transposase, with product MTIQKDQAEQSMENASDVAEKIAALGSMDAVKDSGAFDELMGFIDRGEIQLDGTDGFIQQIIRAGLERGLKSELSSHLGYEQGEAHGRYASNSRNGSYPKTVSTVAGDIELQIPRDRAGTFVPTLVPKGSRRTGGLDEMIISLYAGGMTVRDISYHLETTIGTELSHDTISKITDEVLEEVSIWQERPLEEFYPILYLDAIVIKVRTGHQVRNKAAHLAIGVTVEGVKQVLGIWVTENEGAKFWAQVCAQLANRGVKDILIACCDGLTGFPEAIEATWARGTVQTCVVHLIRAANRFVSYTDRRTISTQLKSIYTAPSIEAAAKALDEFAASELGQKYPSAVATWRNAWDRFTPFLEFPPQLRKVIYTTNAIESMNYQLRKVTKSRGHFPSDTAAVKMLWLAICNIEDKRARERFKEAQKKGRTTRPGTRSHLVEGAGTDGWNQALQQLAMAYPERIEPYVN from the coding sequence ATGACTATCCAGAAAGACCAGGCCGAACAGAGCATGGAAAACGCTTCCGATGTTGCCGAGAAAATCGCTGCCCTTGGCTCCATGGATGCCGTCAAGGACTCTGGCGCGTTCGATGAGCTGATGGGCTTTATTGATCGTGGCGAAATCCAGCTCGACGGCACAGACGGGTTTATTCAACAGATCATCCGTGCCGGTTTGGAACGTGGTCTGAAGTCCGAGCTGAGCAGTCACCTTGGCTACGAACAAGGCGAAGCCCACGGACGGTACGCGTCGAACTCCCGTAACGGTTCGTACCCGAAGACCGTGTCCACGGTGGCCGGGGATATCGAGTTACAGATCCCACGGGACCGGGCCGGCACCTTTGTCCCGACTTTGGTGCCGAAAGGTTCACGCCGCACCGGTGGGTTGGACGAGATGATTATTTCTCTGTATGCCGGGGGCATGACGGTGCGGGATATCTCCTACCACCTGGAAACCACTATTGGCACTGAGCTGTCCCATGACACGATCAGTAAGATCACCGACGAAGTCCTGGAAGAAGTCTCGATCTGGCAGGAACGGCCGCTCGAAGAGTTCTATCCGATCCTGTACCTGGACGCGATTGTCATCAAGGTCCGTACCGGGCATCAGGTGCGTAACAAGGCTGCGCATCTGGCTATCGGCGTCACCGTGGAAGGTGTCAAGCAGGTGCTGGGTATCTGGGTCACGGAGAACGAGGGCGCGAAGTTTTGGGCGCAAGTTTGCGCGCAGTTGGCCAACCGTGGGGTCAAAGACATCCTGATTGCCTGCTGTGATGGGTTGACCGGTTTCCCCGAGGCCATCGAAGCGACGTGGGCGCGGGGGACGGTGCAGACCTGCGTGGTGCACCTGATTCGGGCGGCGAACCGGTTCGTGTCCTACACCGACCGCCGCACGATCAGTACCCAGCTCAAGAGCATTTACACGGCGCCGAGCATCGAAGCCGCGGCGAAAGCATTGGACGAATTCGCGGCCTCCGAGCTGGGGCAGAAATACCCGTCGGCCGTGGCGACGTGGCGCAATGCGTGGGATCGGTTCACCCCGTTCCTAGAATTCCCTCCGCAGTTGCGCAAGGTCATTTACACGACGAATGCGATTGAGTCGATGAACTACCAGCTGCGTAAAGTCACCAAGTCCCGAGGGCATTTCCCCTCGGATACGGCCGCGGTGAAAATGCTCTGGCTCGCGATCTGCAACATCGAAGACAAGCGCGCCCGGGAGCGGTTCAAGGAGGCGCAGAAGAAGGGCCGAACCACAAGACCAGGGACGAGGTCCCACCTCGTGGAAGGAGCCGGAACCGACGGCTGGAACCAAGCACTGCAACAACTAGCGATGGCCTACCCCGAACGTATCGAACCGTATGTGAACTGA
- a CDS encoding LA2681 family HEPN domain-containing protein, translating to MATYEDWYRQLLICFEQAADRAVAAQEVLTVAGEIDNSDLGVHEKSALRFVCSSLIINAGVDLADIALLAKGRDLAMSAQSDTTSEQPLHFQCIYNVANAIVSVCDLGLPTAGSWEDRASELVENRRANRVELRQARRMFLTVGSATNADPHTRSAAFCNLANSLDYSGRWAEAYDFYLHALEADPSNGNAAGNLAQLLMNRIQSGVGQTGHIAAVYDKYAKMAQSLRDGTISFAGADIADRWDGLEPTESPGHLAHGLEDPDDEYRKWVAAYRLALSPAVEGLGTDDAHWDSAAIEMLFGGSVDEMSPPILAEMNVLKSDFLVSRQLAYDGYVQVAEGPEQKSDDSGYYVETLDYSLYGLQYSKLFLAQRSALDVLDKTAVVANEHFDTGDEAKRISFRKFWAEKDGQVRPELVKSPQRSLPPYALSELAYDMEGDGMYGPSQALRNAGTHRIVHAAYLEATGVTIDARSRVDLFELVDSTILALQVTRSAYLYLVDLVASWNHPDDHPGTYAPYPSFEYMQLPDDPDQNSPTDAQDSTEPSP from the coding sequence GTGGCAACGTATGAGGATTGGTACCGACAACTTCTCATTTGCTTTGAGCAAGCTGCGGATCGAGCTGTTGCTGCGCAGGAAGTCTTGACGGTCGCGGGGGAGATCGATAATTCTGATCTTGGAGTGCATGAGAAGTCTGCGCTCCGATTTGTGTGTTCGTCGCTGATCATCAACGCGGGGGTCGACCTTGCCGACATCGCGCTTCTCGCTAAAGGCCGAGACCTCGCTATGAGCGCGCAGAGCGACACGACATCAGAGCAACCGCTGCACTTCCAATGCATATACAACGTCGCGAACGCAATCGTCAGCGTTTGCGACCTCGGATTGCCCACTGCGGGCAGTTGGGAGGATCGAGCGTCGGAACTCGTGGAGAATCGTCGGGCAAATCGGGTAGAGCTGCGGCAGGCGAGGCGCATGTTCCTTACCGTCGGATCAGCCACGAATGCAGACCCGCACACTCGGTCGGCTGCGTTCTGCAATCTGGCGAACAGTCTCGACTACTCCGGTCGATGGGCCGAGGCCTACGACTTCTACCTGCATGCACTCGAAGCCGACCCATCGAACGGTAACGCCGCAGGCAACTTGGCCCAACTGCTGATGAACCGTATCCAGTCGGGAGTTGGGCAGACCGGCCACATCGCCGCGGTCTATGACAAGTACGCGAAGATGGCGCAATCCCTTCGCGACGGCACAATCAGCTTCGCAGGGGCCGACATAGCCGATAGATGGGACGGGCTCGAACCGACCGAAAGCCCGGGACACCTGGCACACGGGTTGGAAGACCCCGACGACGAGTACCGCAAGTGGGTCGCGGCATACCGGCTCGCCTTGTCACCGGCGGTCGAAGGACTCGGGACCGATGATGCGCACTGGGATAGCGCCGCGATCGAGATGCTCTTTGGCGGCTCCGTGGACGAAATGTCACCGCCGATTCTGGCGGAGATGAACGTCCTGAAATCCGACTTTCTTGTCTCCCGCCAACTTGCGTATGACGGTTATGTGCAAGTCGCCGAAGGTCCAGAACAGAAGTCGGACGATTCCGGCTACTACGTAGAGACGCTCGACTATTCGCTCTACGGACTTCAGTACTCGAAACTGTTCCTCGCGCAACGATCCGCCCTCGACGTCCTCGACAAGACAGCCGTTGTCGCAAACGAGCACTTCGACACGGGAGACGAAGCCAAAAGAATCTCATTCCGGAAGTTCTGGGCCGAAAAAGATGGCCAGGTTCGACCAGAGCTGGTGAAGAGTCCTCAGCGTTCTTTGCCCCCGTACGCGCTTTCTGAGCTTGCCTATGACATGGAAGGTGACGGCATGTACGGCCCGTCGCAGGCGTTACGCAATGCCGGAACCCATCGAATCGTGCATGCCGCCTACTTGGAGGCAACTGGCGTGACGATTGATGCCCGCAGCCGGGTTGATCTCTTCGAACTGGTCGACTCCACGATCCTTGCTCTTCAAGTAACACGATCCGCGTACCTCTACCTCGTCGATCTGGTCGCGAGTTGGAATCACCCTGACGATCATCCCGGTACGTACGCTCCGTACCCCTCCTTCGAGTACATGCAACTTCCCGACGATCCAGATCAAAACTCGCCAACCGATGCGCAAGATTCCACTGAACCATCACCGTGA
- a CDS encoding SAVED domain-containing protein has translation MTRSPARIDLSDDAHETIASKSAEQLPLETGGVLLGYREGRNIVVTHALTIDGQAGTNRYVRDDVRANELLEEFLAGRADDDPTGYVGEWHSHPTPSGPSPTDVAAMRAIARSIADPVALLVYAPGRTNPFIGLITQRHRLGRITSTRAEVSFPSSRFTPLGPLPDGAVRGDGPVFISYRQSDGTPHAESIEGLLRAAGLVVWRDNSDLRAGTTIDRLEQALTKGLSAGVLVVTPEIVYSEIVRERELPRLLELDNDSAFSLCIANAIPRAGDGSKCDYGGPDRLLRLSPARTLADKKQSNMLAPTGEVEIVRDLLMHRVEQRRPKIREEGRPFTIRVQTRPTPFALEADEDDLHIRIRSSDNGRLPSGEGLENLKTTLPLTGDAVYASGAKTARISGGAHLSVALAIGAALPETKIGNVEVLDARDQIWTSVTPEDDPMITQVHSRRLTLAGPRTPKVQDRAAIFISLTPAPDETAFERLLHDSTEPFATAAVISITGSDRIDSRESGRLSAAIARLIKQLAATNGRAEVHLAFHGPYPMAILIGRYLNTLRTVVYEWENSHTSDSLYSPALILEPGTAGGPITDVLVRGGQGES, from the coding sequence GTGACACGCTCGCCTGCCCGCATCGATTTGAGCGACGATGCTCACGAGACGATCGCCTCCAAGAGTGCAGAGCAGCTTCCACTCGAAACAGGCGGGGTCCTTCTCGGCTACCGGGAGGGACGCAACATCGTTGTTACCCACGCACTGACTATCGACGGGCAGGCCGGCACCAATCGCTACGTTCGAGACGACGTCCGAGCGAACGAGCTCCTTGAAGAATTCCTCGCCGGACGAGCAGATGACGACCCGACAGGGTACGTCGGCGAATGGCACAGCCATCCCACCCCCTCGGGGCCAAGTCCCACGGACGTCGCCGCCATGCGTGCAATCGCGAGAAGCATCGCTGACCCAGTAGCGCTGCTCGTCTATGCACCAGGCCGAACAAACCCGTTCATCGGACTGATCACCCAACGGCATCGGTTGGGTCGCATCACCAGCACCAGAGCGGAAGTTTCCTTCCCATCGTCGAGGTTCACACCCTTAGGCCCCTTGCCCGATGGAGCCGTGCGCGGAGACGGCCCGGTCTTCATCTCGTACCGACAGTCAGACGGAACTCCCCATGCCGAATCTATCGAGGGCCTCCTGAGAGCCGCGGGGCTCGTCGTGTGGAGAGATAACAGCGATCTGCGAGCCGGGACGACTATCGACCGGCTCGAACAGGCCCTCACCAAAGGACTCTCCGCTGGTGTTCTCGTCGTGACCCCGGAGATCGTCTACAGCGAAATCGTTCGCGAACGCGAGTTGCCTCGCCTACTCGAACTCGACAACGATTCGGCATTCAGCCTGTGTATCGCAAATGCGATTCCTCGGGCTGGGGACGGATCGAAGTGCGACTACGGCGGACCTGACCGCCTCCTACGGCTCTCACCCGCGCGAACGCTCGCAGACAAGAAGCAGAGCAACATGCTGGCTCCGACCGGTGAAGTAGAAATCGTGCGTGATCTACTCATGCACCGGGTCGAGCAGCGACGACCTAAAATCCGAGAGGAGGGGCGGCCGTTCACCATCCGAGTCCAGACGCGCCCCACACCGTTTGCCCTCGAAGCCGACGAAGACGACCTTCATATCCGTATAAGGTCGTCCGACAACGGGCGCCTGCCCTCCGGCGAGGGTCTCGAGAATCTCAAGACGACTCTTCCTCTTACCGGAGACGCCGTGTACGCCTCTGGCGCGAAAACTGCACGGATCTCCGGCGGGGCACACCTCTCGGTTGCCCTTGCTATCGGAGCAGCCCTCCCTGAAACCAAGATCGGCAACGTCGAGGTGCTCGATGCTCGCGATCAGATCTGGACGTCTGTCACCCCCGAAGACGATCCGATGATCACACAAGTCCACAGCAGGCGTCTCACTCTTGCAGGGCCACGAACACCGAAGGTCCAAGATCGTGCCGCGATCTTCATCAGTCTGACGCCCGCCCCCGACGAGACAGCGTTTGAACGACTCTTGCATGATTCAACCGAACCGTTCGCGACAGCGGCCGTGATCTCAATTACCGGATCAGATCGGATCGATTCTAGAGAGTCAGGACGGCTCAGCGCTGCCATCGCGCGCCTGATAAAGCAACTAGCCGCAACCAACGGACGTGCCGAGGTGCATCTTGCATTCCACGGCCCCTATCCGATGGCCATCCTGATCGGGCGCTATCTCAACACCTTGCGCACAGTGGTCTACGAATGGGAGAACAGCCACACGAGTGATTCCCTCTATTCGCCGGCCCTGATCCTCGAACCTGGCACCGCCGGAGGACCAATCACGGACGTACTCGTTCGAGGAGGACAGGGCGAGTCTTGA
- a CDS encoding ThiF family adenylyltransferase, with translation MSLTEYDDYVAYSRQHFEEGLIRGGFTESDAGWRGPISHSGRATEVLITLRSRFPFQPPRVVPTELDLVPWSWHRELNGSLCLIAEDDHDGLWWTEASEFVEHITAWFEQADAGWPDDRPDLDLDRYFDPSEDARVYLYDDLAQHRNGFVRFRPAKNDVMRIGTGTRPAKASKHSKDRFGYVADLGEVAAPPRTWEDISALIDPAVDLDRRIRDHAVAVLVLIYRRGAHDGAIALDVWPTTAGGIAVRRLRSGADTNAAREARAGILAPALRDHRVAIVGVGALGSFVADTLVRSGVRHLTLVDTDVVMPGNLVRHLVGPEAVGLTKGKAVKDHLVARADIQGSDIQVIDDNISSGDAAVELLQNHDLVVNATADFATTALLHVAAKSLGARVLSAAFQNDGATYRIDVLPPLDGATPHPPSALNAERSTAEVFEAGCGSPISPTPPYAVIEAAAVTVRHALGLLTNSPLHPAGEVRTIATSPQGDEL, from the coding sequence GTGAGCCTGACCGAGTACGACGACTACGTCGCCTACTCGCGGCAACACTTTGAAGAAGGTCTCATCCGTGGCGGCTTCACCGAAAGCGACGCCGGATGGCGGGGACCCATCTCGCACTCCGGCAGAGCTACGGAAGTGCTCATCACGCTACGATCGCGGTTCCCGTTCCAGCCGCCACGTGTCGTCCCCACTGAGCTCGATCTTGTGCCCTGGTCCTGGCACCGAGAACTCAACGGCTCACTGTGCCTGATCGCCGAGGACGATCATGACGGACTCTGGTGGACCGAAGCCAGCGAGTTCGTCGAGCACATCACCGCTTGGTTCGAGCAAGCAGACGCCGGTTGGCCAGACGATCGTCCCGATCTCGACCTCGACCGGTACTTCGACCCGTCCGAGGACGCTCGTGTCTACCTCTACGACGATCTCGCCCAGCACCGAAACGGCTTTGTGCGTTTCCGTCCCGCGAAGAACGACGTCATGCGAATCGGAACAGGCACGCGACCAGCGAAGGCCTCGAAGCACAGCAAAGACCGGTTCGGATACGTTGCCGACCTTGGCGAGGTGGCCGCTCCTCCCCGAACGTGGGAAGACATTTCAGCGCTGATCGATCCCGCAGTGGATCTGGATCGCCGGATTCGCGACCACGCAGTGGCAGTCCTCGTTCTCATCTATCGACGTGGTGCTCACGACGGCGCGATCGCTCTGGACGTCTGGCCGACGACCGCCGGCGGGATCGCCGTCAGACGCCTGCGTTCAGGAGCAGATACCAACGCAGCCAGAGAAGCTCGAGCCGGCATCCTGGCCCCCGCGCTCCGCGATCACCGTGTCGCCATCGTTGGTGTCGGAGCACTGGGCTCCTTCGTGGCAGACACGCTCGTGCGATCCGGTGTCCGCCATCTCACCCTCGTTGATACAGACGTCGTAATGCCGGGCAACCTCGTTCGCCATCTCGTTGGCCCCGAAGCCGTCGGGCTGACAAAGGGCAAAGCAGTAAAAGATCACCTTGTGGCTCGCGCCGACATCCAAGGTTCCGACATCCAAGTCATTGATGACAACATCAGTTCCGGCGACGCCGCCGTCGAGCTTCTCCAGAATCACGACCTTGTTGTCAATGCGACTGCTGACTTCGCGACGACGGCACTCCTCCATGTCGCGGCCAAATCGCTTGGAGCACGAGTTCTCTCGGCCGCGTTTCAGAACGATGGTGCCACTTACCGCATCGACGTGTTGCCGCCACTCGACGGCGCCACTCCTCACCCGCCCTCGGCGCTCAATGCTGAACGATCCACAGCGGAAGTGTTCGAAGCCGGATGCGGGAGCCCAATCTCGCCAACTCCGCCGTACGCGGTGATTGAAGCGGCTGCAGTGACAGTACGACACGCGCTCGGACTACTGACAAACAGCCCGCTCCACCCGGCGGGAGAGGTGCGAACCATCGCAACAAGCCCACAAGGAGATGAACTGTGA